Within the Vibrio tasmaniensis genome, the region AGCGATGGCCGGGTAGCTGTAAAGTGTCAGCTTCCCCAATTCTTCATTAAAAGCGGCAGTACCAGCCGGGCTAGTCACAATCCAAGTCGCCAGAAAGTAGTTCATCGCAGAAGAAAACGCGAAGGTACTAGCGAATAGGTAGTTTGACTTCATTAGGCAACGATTAAACTCTGCTTGGTTACCAAACTGTCTCAAACGCTCTTCGATTAGAGATATGTTTAACAGTGCCGGTGTGAAGATAACTTTCTGGATAAACGGGTAGCGAGTGAAGGTTGATCCAAGAACCGCTAAACCAATTAGGCCGGGTATTAATGCTTCTTTTAGTGCTAACCAACGAGTGTCGAGTTCGAAGAAGCCAATACCGCCGGTTAATAGCACGCTGACAAAGCCAAGTGCCGCAATGAAGTTAAACTTCTTGTTGCGGATTAACTCCATACCACCGTAAGCAATAGGGAAGGCAAGGGCGACAAGTAGTGCTAAGCCAGTTCCTAGGTGTTCCTCTCCACTGAACTTCATTAAGATAAATGAAGGAAGAAAGACGTTAAATACGACTTCGAAAAGAGGACTCGATTTTTTGTTTTCTGTACTACTCATAATTTCTAAATACATTATGTTATGGATTTATTCTCAGGGATTGTTGTTTACCTCGCTCAAGATGTAAAGCCTTAAGACGTCATGCTGTGTAACGACATGTGACATCAACGACATCCCCGAGCTTACTTTATGGGTAATTCAGCCATTTCGTGTCTGAGTTCTCGATTAACTTGGGGCTTATGGTGTGAAAGCCGTTGCTTGGTGAGTCAATTTCTATGAATTCAATAGCCAAGTTTTTCGCGTTTTCTGCTTTGATTCACATTCCTGCTTTGATTCACATTCATCAAATTACCCAAGGCTACAAAGGCATATCCATATAATTGGAAACATGTGCGGCAAGTTGCTTGCGATAGTTTAGTTATGTTATAACATAACTAAAAATCATTCTTGCTGTGATTAACGATCGTAGCGGCAAGACCAAGACGATAAGCATGTATCAAGGAGATGACGTAATGAATGCCGTGTTAATGAAGCCTTTGGCAGACAATAGCAATCAGCCACTTAACATTAGTTCCGCCGTGAGCATCAAGGCTCAGGCGAGTCACAAGCCATGCTTTCGTGCCTCTGAGCAGCCAACGGTACTGGCCGATATCTATCAAAGTGATATCAATATTGCGATTTGGCAGCGTACATTTGATGCTGACTTAATAAGTGCCATTGGTGAGTTTATCGCGTCGAATCCAAACTTTAGTAAGTCTATTAGTCTGTCACCCGACAACGCTTTTGAGAAATTAGAGTTTGCGACCGACGGAACGGCTTCTAAAGCGCTGTTAGAAAACATGGCAGAGCTGGTGGATATGTTCTGTTGCTTGTTCGAGCTTGAAGAAGTAGGGCTGCGTCTAGCCGTTCTGAATAAAGCGATGTGTCCCCGTTTCCATTTTGACCAAGTACCTTGCCGCTTAGTGACGACTTATCATGGTGTCGCCACTCAATGGCTACAGAATGACTCGGTCGATCGTTCTAAGTTAGGGCGAGGAGCCAACGGACAACCAGATTCTGCTTCAGGCTTATACACTCACGAATCTGATATTCAACAAATGGTGAGTGGTGATGTGGCGTTGCTAAAAGGAGAGAGTTGGAGTGGCAATGAAAATTCGGGTCTTGTGCACCGTTCTCCCGTTACTTCATCTGACGAGACTCGATTATTGCTGACGCTAGATTTCGGATAATAATCTTTTTTATGAGATGAGATGAGATGAGATGAGCAAGCGGCTAGGCGCAGCTTGCCCTTATTAGTTTAAGCGAAGACGCGGATACGGTGTCCGTCTTGGTCAACAGCAAGGAAGTTGATGCCGTAAACCGACTCTTCTGGATCTTGTTCAAACTGAATGCCTTTTTCTTTCCATGCCTGATAAAGATTTTCCAGTGTCTCTTTATCAGCAACAGGCATAGAGAGCTCAGTACCGCCGCCCTTGATGTTACTTGCTGGTGTTAGAACGTCAGCCTGCTTGAGGGTGATTTTAACGTTGTCTGCAAAGTCTAGGGCAGCAAAGGTTGGTGATAGAAGCTTTGGCTCGCAATCAAATGCTTTTGCATAAAAGTCCATGCTGCGATGAATGTCTGCGACATAAAGAACAAATGAATCAATGGTAAACATAATAGCTCCTAGGCTGGTCAATTTGATTTGCGATGTTGTTTCTGATTTAACTCGTTTCGTCTCTGGGCAACTTGATTTGCATCGAGTTTGCTCGGGTTGGGAGAAATATAACGCGAGTCAGTGACAGTTTTTGTCAGTAGCGAATCACTTTATCTGCAATGCCTTCTATGTTCTGCCAATCTTTGATCAAGTCATGACGCGGGCGCTGATACTTTTCTTTGAGCATTTTCCATTCAGCTATTCTATCCAGCCTGAAATTCCGATACGCACTTCGCGTTTCACACCAAGCGACCAAAACATAGTGCTGTTCGAATAAGCCAATCAACATCGGCCAAACGATCCTTGAACTCACATTAGCTTTTGCGTCTGTGTAATGGAGCTCAGCTTTGTTCTGCTGCTTAATTGCCAGTTTGATGTCCGACAGTTCAATAGTTAACTCTGCAACCTCAATGATTGAAGCAACACGCACAATGTCTTCACTGCGTTTAGCTTGGTGGTCAGCAGGCAACACCGCAGAAATCTTAGCAATGGCATTTCTAGCCGACTCATTGAACTCCCCATTGGCTTGCTTGGCGACCCATTCAGCGCCAAGCCGTAATGCTTCCAATTCCTCTGTTGAAAACATCATCGGTGGGAGAGTGAAGGTAGGTTTCAATTGATAACCCACCCCAGCTTCACCATCAATTTCAGCACCTTGTGCTTGCAGTGTCACGATATCGCGATAAATGGTGCGAGTACTCACGTTGAGCTCTTTAGCGAGATTATCGGCAGACACTGGGTATTTATGACAGCGCAATAATTGAAGCAGGTCGAAGAGGCGTTGGCTTCGGGACATAGGAAAACTCTGAGTACTTAATAGCTTATAAGATTAATGCATTGAGAATACGAACGCCATTTACATCAATATAAATGAAACAAAAGGCTCGGCATTTTATTTTCTTATTAACGTTATTCAACCTTAGCGTATGTCGTTCGTCGGCTAGAGTTGATCTGGATCTAATTTTTGGCCCACATTTATCGATAATACAAGAGGTTAGCACGTTTAATTATTTATTTTAACATGTAAAATATATTGGCTTGCTACCGCATGGGAACGGTTCTGTTACCCACGGTTATTTATACAAAAATTATAGGTTTTCTATGTTAAAGAAACTCTCGCTTAAGAATAAGCTGGCGATCTCTGCCAGTATGGCCATCATCCTGGGGGGGATTTTGGTCGAAGCACTTTCATTTCGTGCATCATTGCAACGATTGGATACTGAAGTTGAACAGCGTTTGGAAGGGGCGTCCGCTTCTTACAACCAATACGTGTCAGATTGGATCTTATCCAAAGAGCGTGCGCTCACTTCTCTGTCGAAAGAGTCCAAACAAGAAAGCTTGGTAACTCACCTAAAACAGGTCCGTGATTCAGGGGCGTTTGATAATGTGTTCTTAGCGTTCCCTGATGGCTCGCAAAAAAATGCGAATGGCGTAGTGTTGCCACCTGGCAATGATGATCCACGCGTATGGGGTTGGTACACCAATGCGGTTGCGAACCCAAGTAAGGTGTTCATGGATAACCCAACGGTTGCAGCGGCAACTGGGGCGAATGTCGTGTCGTTGGGTACTGCAATGCAACTGCATGGCCAGCAGGTCGTTTTAGGGGCCGATGTAGAAATTACCGACATCCTTAATAGCCTTGAAAAGGTAATCCTTCCGGGCGAAGGTTACATGTTCATCGCGACCAATAAGGGCACGGTTTACACGCACGCTGACACCAAGCTACTGAACAAGAATATCAGCTCGCTTGGGTTGAATTTTTCTGATGTACAAAAGGCGTTGATGAGCGGTAAAGATACTTCTATCGATTTGAACGGCAGTGATTATGTTCTGTATGCACGAGCGATTGATGGCACAAACCTGATTACCATCAGTGTGGTTAATCATGACTCTTTGGTGGCGCCGTTATTTGATGCTGTGATCGGGCAAGTGTTGGTGACATTACTGGTTGTGATTGTATGTACCATATTGTTCAATCTGCTGTGTACGATTCTATTCCGTCCGCTTAATCATGTATCTCAAGCCTTGGCACAAATCGCTAATGGTAGCGGTGATTTAACTCAACGAATTCATGTTGAAAACCAAGACGAAGTCGGCGAGTTGGCTCATAACTTCAATACCTTTGTGAGTAGTTTACAGCAGTTGATTGGTCATATTCGTGGACAATCAGAACAGCTAAACAGCCAGTCAGAGAAAAGTACTCAGCGAGCGAATCGTTCTGTGGACGAGCTAAACCACCAGCAGCAAGAAATTACTATGGTGGCGACAGCGGTAACGGAGATGGCTTGTGCAACTCAAGAGATTGCATCACATGCCGAGCAAACAGCAAAGGCTGCACAAGACTCAGCAGCAAGCACCAACAGTGGTCACGCTCTGGTCGTCGACACTAAAGGCTCAATTAATAACTTGGCCAATGAAGTGAACGAAGCGGGCAATGTGATTAGCGAACTTAACAAGCACGCTCAAGAGATCTCAACAGTATTAGCGACAATCCAAGGCATTGCAGAGCAAACCAACTTACTTGCTTTGAATGCAGCGATTGAAGCCGCTCGTGCTGGTGAACAAGGTCGCGGTTTTGCAGTGGTAGCTGACGAAGTGCGTGTGCTTTCTCAACGTACTCACTCTTCAACAGAAGAGATCAAATCAACGATTGATATTCTACAGCGCACAACGACCCAAGCGGTTGAGCTTATGGAGAGCAGCTCGAAACTGGCAATACATTCCGTAGAAGATGCCGACCGAGCTTCACATGCGCTAGAAGAGATCAACACAGCAGTGGCTTTGATTAGTGATATGGCGACTCAAATTGCGACCGCAGCAGAAGAGCAAACGCACGTGACGGGTGAAATTACTCAGAACATTACGACCATTAAAGATGTTACCGACCACTTAGTTGTGGGCGCACAGGACAGCTTAACTGAGTCGAACGAACTTAAGAGCCAAGCCGCTGGTTTAAGTGACAAAGTGGCGACTTTTAAGCTTGCTTAACTGTGTCATTCACTGATGCCTGATCAGTGAGTGATTATTGAGCAATAAGTCAAAGCGACGTAGATTACGTCGCTTTTTTTGTATTTGTGAGTAATCAAATTCTTTATTACTCAGTTTTTGAAAACTCTTTCAGCGCGCTCATTGCTTCGTCTGCTTTGTCTTTCTGAACGAAGATATGGTCGTGGTAATAACCAGCAATTACGTTGGCGCTAATACCGTATGAACCTAGCTTGGTGGCAAAAGCCGCTGTTAATCCAACTGCTTCAAGACTGGAGTGGACCGATAAAGTTATCAGGCCAAATACACCGTCGAAATTTAACTGCGCTTGAGTCGCAGCTTCCTCTGTTAGCACCAAGGTTAACCCTTCTTTTTCACGAAAGGTCGCGATTGGTTCGAGTTGAACATAATCTGCTAATCCCCCGTCTACAGTACAAAAAACATAATCACCTTCAATGAGTTCTGGTGACATGGACTTTAGCAGAATGTTTAAATCGGTAATGGCAGTCATCGTCTTTTTCCCTGTGCAATCGCGTTTGTTTATGGTGTTGGATAATGAAGCCAAGATAGAATTTAGTTCTGCATAAGTAAAATTAATAATACTTATGCCATATCAGTATCGTTAATGGGAGAGTTTATCTACCAGCTTGTCGACTGTTCCATCTCGTTAGACAGGTGATCGATAAAGGCTCTTAACAGCGGTGTGACTTGTTTGCGCGTTCCATAAACCGCGTGCACACCCAGCGTTTTAGGTTTCCATTCAGCGAGCAATGGAACCAACAAACCGTTTTTTATCAAGCCTTCCACCGAAGGAAAGGGCAGTAAGCAGATACCGTTGCCTTTGAGTGTGGCAGATAGCAGAACCTCAGATGTATTCGCACTAATACTCCCTTTAATCGGCACTGATTCCAATCCATTAGGGCCATTAAACGTCCACGCGGTTTTGCCAAAGTAACTGAATGATAGGCAGTTGTGATACGTTAAATCTTGCGCGTTTTTAGGTGTACCTTTCTCTTTTAGATATTGAGGTGATGCGCAAATCACCGAGCGGCATTCACCTAACTGCTTAGCAACATTATTGGGTGTCAGTTCGTTGGTAATGCGAATTGCTAAATCGATACGTGACTCAACAAGATTGACCGTTTGATCGGTAGAAACGATATCAATCGTGACCTCTGGCCATTTAGCGATGAAGCTGCTGATCACGTCCATCAAGAAACTCTCGACAATGGAATAACTGGCGGTAATACGCAGTTGGCCTTTCAAATCCTCGCGGCTTTGATTTCTGATACCCGCTAACGACGCCTCAAGGGCAAGCAACTCTCTTGCGACTTCAAGCGTCTCTTTTCCCGCGCTGGTTAAGCTCAAGCTTCGAGTGGTTCTATGAAGCAAGCGTGTGTCCATCCAGCTTTCTAGCTCTCCCAAATAGCGCGTGACTTTGGTTCGAGAGAGATCAAGGTGTTCTGCTGCTGCACTCAAACTGCCACGCTCAACGATGGTGACAAAGACGTTCATTGCCTCAAGTTTATCCATTGTTCTTATTGCCCAAATGATTTTGCATCTAATAGCTACTGTAAAATTATTATATGTCCGAAAATTGCAACAGTGAAAGTTAATTTGATGTCTATTTCATCTAATTCCAATCAAATAAGATGTTTGCACACTCAATGAGTTGGCAGGCGTTCAGCTCTTAATAACGGAATAAAGCTATGAAAAAGTTATTTAAAATCCTTTTATCAAGAACCGCGTTTTTAGGATCAATGAGTTTAGGATCCATGCTAGCGGCATCGAGTGTTGTCTCTGCTGCTGAGCTAAACATCACTCATTACAATCCGGGTGAAAACGCGATATTCCCCGCAAGCTCTGTGCTGGTTTCGGGAGAAAAAGAAGTGATGCTGTTTGATGCACAATTTAGCGTCGCAGATGGAAAAACGTTGGTGGAACAAATCAAAGCCACAGGCAAAGAGCTATCGATGATTTACATCAGCAGTGGCGACCCAGATTTCTACTTTGGCTTAGAACCGATTGTGGCGGCATTTCCAAACGCTGAGGTCGTGGCCAGTGAAGCGGTTGTTGCGCACATCAAGCGAACTAAAGATGCAAAGATCGAGTATTGGGGCCCAATCTTAGAAGACAACGCACCGTCTAAAGTCATTGTCCCAACGGTGCTTAACGACACCACGTTGAACCTCGAAGGTGAAACAATCGAAGTGAGAGAAATTAATACACACCAAGCTTACCTGTGGGTTCCATCTGAAAAGACAGTATTTGGTGGTGTGTCGGTGTATAGCGGCGTACATGTATGGATGGCAGATACCGCATCGAAAGAGATTCGTAGCCAGTGGTCACAATCATTAGAGCGCATGAAAGCACTTAAGCCTGAGGTGGTGATTCCAGGTCACTACTTAGGTGAAATGCCAACGGGTACAAATGGCGTTCAATTTACGATGGATTACGTGGCAGACATTGAAAAAGCACTGGTAAGCACAAGCAATCCAACGTCTGTTGATATCAGTGATTACATGAAGAAAGCATACCCACAATTTAAGGCGACGGAAGGCGACCTTGAACTAGGTGCCAAAGTGCTAAGTGGTGAGATGGAATGGCACTAAGTTGATTATCTCGGTTGTGTCTCAGAAAAGCTTGAAGATTGTGTGCTAGATTTAAGTTGATACACAACTGGAGATATCGATGATCTGGCTTTCAGTGAAAGTACTACAGATTGGACTTGTCTATGGATACAGGAAGTATCAAAAAACGAAAAGAGCGCCTATTTAGGGGCTCTTTTTTTTGATGTATTAGAAGCATGTGGAAAGAAAACTCACCATTGTCCGGTTTAATAGTAAGTATCTAAATTGACTCTGAAATCTAACATCATCAATAAGCGAATTTATGTTGAAAATAGAACCGAATACTCCTCACATCGGTGCACGTATCCATGGTGTCGAGCTCGCCACATGCAGTGCGACTGAACTCGATGAGATTTATCAGGCACTGATTACACATCAAGTGGTTTTTCTCGATGAGCAAACCCTTTCGTCTGAACAACACTTGATGATTGCAGAGCGATTTGGCAAGTTGGAACCTGCGCATCCTTTCTTTCCTCGCGTCGAAAGCGCACCTCAAGTGAGTGTGATTGAAACAACCCGTGGCAATGCACCCATGGAAAGCTATTGGCATACCGACTTAACGTGGCGTAGCCTGCCATCTAAAGCTTCTTTGTTGCATGCTCAGCATGTGCCCAGTGCTGGAGGGGATACGATTTGGTGTTCGATGACCGCTGTGTTTGATTCATTAGATGAAATCATGAAGGCTAAGTTGAGAGGGTTGTCTGCGACTCATTCGCTGGTGGCTTTTGAAGGCATAGAGTCGGATCAGATAGAGCTTGATTGGCACAAGTCGTTAATCAAAACCGCACAGGAAAATCCACCAGTAATCCATCCTGTTGTTCAGAGCCATCCGGAAACAGGTAAAGAAACACTGTATATCAATGAGCAGTTTACTCGTTATATCAACGAACTTGATCGTCAAGAGAGCGATGAGCTGCTCTGTCATCTGTTTGACATTGCCCGACGTCCAGAGTTTCAGGTGCGCTTCAAATGGAAGAAGGGATCAATAGCGATATGGGATAACAGAGTAACGCAGCATTATGCAGTGATTGATTACGGCGATACTCCAAGAAAGATGCATCGCGTTACAGTGACATAATGCAAACTAAGAGGCGCAGCGCTTGCTAAGGCGCGTTATTGGTGTAGGCGTGAGCGTATAAATCTCAATTACGAAGGGAAATTGTCTGAATCAAAGTATGAAACCGAGACTTTATCCATCTAAATCAATAATAAAATAAAAGCGTTGATACATATTTGATTGAAAGCTCACTGCTCTGAGGAGATGTGTAATATACTCAGCGGAAAACATAAGAACCAACATTAAATTTTAGACTTTGTAAACGTCAGGGCTTAGTAAATAAAGTATTTGTATGAACGCGATTCGTAAAGTTTATCAGTACGCAGAACCTAACCTAACTCTTGTGGGTTGGATGGGCTTTGTCGGTTTCCCTGCTTACTACATTGTATGGGAATTCTTGTTTCCGCAACCCTATGAAAATTTGGCCCTGCGTCTGTTTTGCTCGGTATTATTCCTGGGGATTGTCGTTCGTAATCGTGTTTCATTTGTTTGGCGAAAGTACCTTCCGGCTTATTATCAAGTCGCTATCACCCTCTGCTTACCGTGTTTTTTCTTTTACATGCTGCTGATGAATAACTGGTCCAACGTATGGGTTATGTCTTTCATGTCGGCCATTTTCCTCCATATTCTACTAGTTCACGTGACCCGAGTGATGTTTGCACAAACCTTTGCCGGGATAGGGATTGCTACCTTGTGTGCATGGGTGGCACAAGGCTTCTACTTAGAGCTCACCATGAATTGGACGCATGTACCAATCTTCCTATTTATCTATTTGTTCGGTAACTTGTTTTACTTCCGTAATCAGGTGGAACACGAGAATAAGGTGTCATTGGCGAAATCTTTTGGAGCCGGTATCGCGCACGAGATGCGAAATCCTCTGAGTGGTTTACTGACCTCTATTGATGTCATGCAATCGATATTGCCGAACCCCAAGAGTGGTGATCACAAAGGGCAATACGCTTTAAGTAATGAAGAAGTCATACAGTTACGTGAAGTGGGCGATGAAGCGATGGAGATCATTCATTCAGGTAACGAGACGATTGACCTGCTATTGACTTCAATTGATGAAAACCGAGTATCTCGCTCTACGTTTAAGAAGCATTCAGCTCAAGCGGTGGTCGAAGGGGCAATAGACAGCTTTAACTATAAGCGCTCAGCCGACAAATCAGCGATCTCTTTAGATGTACAAAGTAACTTCGACTTCTTGGGCAGTGATACCTTGTTGAAATACGTGATGTATAACTTGTTCAAAAACGCATTCCATCATCGCAGCCCTGAAGATTTTCACATTCATGTCACCATGTGCAGTGATGACGTGACCAATCAAATTATGGTTACCGATAATGGAGCCGGTATTTCAAACGATGTTATTCGTCGTATTTTTCAAGACTTCTACACGACAGGCCAATCGGGTAACTACGGTTTAGGTTTGCCATTTTGTCAGAAGGTCATGCGCTCGTTTGGTGGTGAGATTAAATGTCAGTCTGAAGTGGAACAGTGGACGCAGTTCACTATGACTTTCCCATCTTTGACTTCTCACTCTGTGAAGGAAATTAAGAGTGAGCTCACTAAGCTAAAGACAGTGTTGATGGTCAGTGACCAGAAAGTGCTCTCTAATAAAATTACTGAGACGTCACGCTTTATGGGGTTTGACCTCACCGTAT harbors:
- a CDS encoding VC0807 family protein encodes the protein MSSTENKKSSPLFEVVFNVFLPSFILMKFSGEEHLGTGLALLVALAFPIAYGGMELIRNKKFNFIAALGFVSVLLTGGIGFFELDTRWLALKEALIPGLIGLAVLGSTFTRYPFIQKVIFTPALLNISLIEERLRQFGNQAEFNRCLMKSNYLFASTFAFSSAMNYFLATWIVTSPAGTAAFNEELGKLTLYSYPAIAIPSMLMMLGIFYYIWRQVRSMTSLETEQIFITK
- a CDS encoding DUF1826 domain-containing protein, yielding MNAVLMKPLADNSNQPLNISSAVSIKAQASHKPCFRASEQPTVLADIYQSDINIAIWQRTFDADLISAIGEFIASNPNFSKSISLSPDNAFEKLEFATDGTASKALLENMAELVDMFCCLFELEEVGLRLAVLNKAMCPRFHFDQVPCRLVTTYHGVATQWLQNDSVDRSKLGRGANGQPDSASGLYTHESDIQQMVSGDVALLKGESWSGNENSGLVHRSPVTSSDETRLLLTLDFG
- a CDS encoding VOC family protein; this encodes MFTIDSFVLYVADIHRSMDFYAKAFDCEPKLLSPTFAALDFADNVKITLKQADVLTPASNIKGGGTELSMPVADKETLENLYQAWKEKGIQFEQDPEESVYGINFLAVDQDGHRIRVFA
- a CDS encoding helix-turn-helix transcriptional regulator; the protein is MSRSQRLFDLLQLLRCHKYPVSADNLAKELNVSTRTIYRDIVTLQAQGAEIDGEAGVGYQLKPTFTLPPMMFSTEELEALRLGAEWVAKQANGEFNESARNAIAKISAVLPADHQAKRSEDIVRVASIIEVAELTIELSDIKLAIKQQNKAELHYTDAKANVSSRIVWPMLIGLFEQHYVLVAWCETRSAYRNFRLDRIAEWKMLKEKYQRPRHDLIKDWQNIEGIADKVIRY
- a CDS encoding methyl-accepting chemotaxis protein; its protein translation is MLKKLSLKNKLAISASMAIILGGILVEALSFRASLQRLDTEVEQRLEGASASYNQYVSDWILSKERALTSLSKESKQESLVTHLKQVRDSGAFDNVFLAFPDGSQKNANGVVLPPGNDDPRVWGWYTNAVANPSKVFMDNPTVAAATGANVVSLGTAMQLHGQQVVLGADVEITDILNSLEKVILPGEGYMFIATNKGTVYTHADTKLLNKNISSLGLNFSDVQKALMSGKDTSIDLNGSDYVLYARAIDGTNLITISVVNHDSLVAPLFDAVIGQVLVTLLVVIVCTILFNLLCTILFRPLNHVSQALAQIANGSGDLTQRIHVENQDEVGELAHNFNTFVSSLQQLIGHIRGQSEQLNSQSEKSTQRANRSVDELNHQQQEITMVATAVTEMACATQEIASHAEQTAKAAQDSAASTNSGHALVVDTKGSINNLANEVNEAGNVISELNKHAQEISTVLATIQGIAEQTNLLALNAAIEAARAGEQGRGFAVVADEVRVLSQRTHSSTEEIKSTIDILQRTTTQAVELMESSSKLAIHSVEDADRASHALEEINTAVALISDMATQIATAAEEQTHVTGEITQNITTIKDVTDHLVVGAQDSLTESNELKSQAAGLSDKVATFKLA
- a CDS encoding ACT domain-containing protein, which produces MTAITDLNILLKSMSPELIEGDYVFCTVDGGLADYVQLEPIATFREKEGLTLVLTEEAATQAQLNFDGVFGLITLSVHSSLEAVGLTAAFATKLGSYGISANVIAGYYHDHIFVQKDKADEAMSALKEFSKTE
- a CDS encoding LysR family transcriptional regulator, with product MDKLEAMNVFVTIVERGSLSAAAEHLDLSRTKVTRYLGELESWMDTRLLHRTTRSLSLTSAGKETLEVARELLALEASLAGIRNQSREDLKGQLRITASYSIVESFLMDVISSFIAKWPEVTIDIVSTDQTVNLVESRIDLAIRITNELTPNNVAKQLGECRSVICASPQYLKEKGTPKNAQDLTYHNCLSFSYFGKTAWTFNGPNGLESVPIKGSISANTSEVLLSATLKGNGICLLPFPSVEGLIKNGLLVPLLAEWKPKTLGVHAVYGTRKQVTPLLRAFIDHLSNEMEQSTSW
- a CDS encoding Vmh family MBL fold metallo-hydrolase yields the protein MKKLFKILLSRTAFLGSMSLGSMLAASSVVSAAELNITHYNPGENAIFPASSVLVSGEKEVMLFDAQFSVADGKTLVEQIKATGKELSMIYISSGDPDFYFGLEPIVAAFPNAEVVASEAVVAHIKRTKDAKIEYWGPILEDNAPSKVIVPTVLNDTTLNLEGETIEVREINTHQAYLWVPSEKTVFGGVSVYSGVHVWMADTASKEIRSQWSQSLERMKALKPEVVIPGHYLGEMPTGTNGVQFTMDYVADIEKALVSTSNPTSVDISDYMKKAYPQFKATEGDLELGAKVLSGEMEWH
- a CDS encoding TauD/TfdA dioxygenase family protein — translated: MLKIEPNTPHIGARIHGVELATCSATELDEIYQALITHQVVFLDEQTLSSEQHLMIAERFGKLEPAHPFFPRVESAPQVSVIETTRGNAPMESYWHTDLTWRSLPSKASLLHAQHVPSAGGDTIWCSMTAVFDSLDEIMKAKLRGLSATHSLVAFEGIESDQIELDWHKSLIKTAQENPPVIHPVVQSHPETGKETLYINEQFTRYINELDRQESDELLCHLFDIARRPEFQVRFKWKKGSIAIWDNRVTQHYAVIDYGDTPRKMHRVTVT
- a CDS encoding ATP-binding response regulator, whose amino-acid sequence is MNAIRKVYQYAEPNLTLVGWMGFVGFPAYYIVWEFLFPQPYENLALRLFCSVLFLGIVVRNRVSFVWRKYLPAYYQVAITLCLPCFFFYMLLMNNWSNVWVMSFMSAIFLHILLVHVTRVMFAQTFAGIGIATLCAWVAQGFYLELTMNWTHVPIFLFIYLFGNLFYFRNQVEHENKVSLAKSFGAGIAHEMRNPLSGLLTSIDVMQSILPNPKSGDHKGQYALSNEEVIQLREVGDEAMEIIHSGNETIDLLLTSIDENRVSRSTFKKHSAQAVVEGAIDSFNYKRSADKSAISLDVQSNFDFLGSDTLLKYVMYNLFKNAFHHRSPEDFHIHVTMCSDDVTNQIMVTDNGAGISNDVIRRIFQDFYTTGQSGNYGLGLPFCQKVMRSFGGEIKCQSEVEQWTQFTMTFPSLTSHSVKEIKSELTKLKTVLMVSDQKVLSNKITETSRFMGFDLTVLDVVSALKNKEYQFEFDLIFVDMESLDLRANYLDRVESLLSFTEARIIYLYEHQPVKRVRNVAFEPIWVETQVWLLNTKATIERLLFDSNYVLPSVAVKPLEATNKRTIMVVDDNESLRRFTAMLLEKQGFDVVQKEDGQQALDALDTEDVDLILMDIEMPIMDGIEASRRIRSAAKEYSSVPIIAHTGDSSPVTLEKMESSGMSDFIVKPADKTRLFDKIAHWI